The following is a genomic window from Fulvia fulva chromosome 9, complete sequence.
GCCTCATCTACGTCCTTGTGCAGTTGACGTTCCTCCTCGTCTTGGTGCAAAATGTGCGAGACTGGCGCCGGCACCTCCATTTCCAATCCCAGCGCATCTGTTTGAGAAGAACTTGCAGCGACTGGCCGAGTCTTCTCCTTTTCGTCAGTAGGTTGAGCCATGACAGTATCATGGCGGCTGTCCTCGCTCGAATGCTGGCCTGATGAAGTACCTTGACTCTCATCGGAGGAACCAGCTGTGCGCTTGAGGACTTTGTAAGGGTTGACGGGTCCAAGTCTGAAATTTCGTGTTCCGGAGTGCTGCATAGTGGTGAGAAGCTCTCTCGGCAATGCTGGCTGCAATGTGTCTTGATGGAACAACGCCTGTATGAACCAAAGCTCCCTGGCAACTTGTGCGAGAACATCGATCCATTCATCGTGGCCCTCGTTGGCATCCTCAAAGAGCTGTTTGTGTTCATTTCGATTCAGCTTGGCATTCTCCGCTAAGCGAAGAGTATCATGCACAGCGTGACGTCCAGGGGCATCCTTTGAAGATGTAGCCAGGATCGCACTTGAAAGTTTCCGCCAGTCTGCCCAGCCAGTCGAATTCTTGGCGTGAGAGAATGGCTGTAGAAGGTCGACAATGTCGTAGTGCTGAGTGCACTGTTCATTGACTATTTTCACTAGTTTTTCGTTCAGGGCTTTTTCAGCACTTTTGTAGCGCTCTCGAAGAAGCTGTCCTAACTGATGCCGTCGCTGAATTAGGTAGAACTCGTTGTCCATGATGAGAGGGCACTGACAGCCTCCATCATGGCAGGACGCTCTACTTAATATCAGCTTGCGAGGTTCGAGCAAACAGTGACCTTTGTCGTCAGCGGTGATGCACAGGACCTAGCATGAACTCTGGGTGTTTATTGAAGCTGTCTGACAATTGGAGACATTTCCAGAGGAGCCTGGAACAAAGCATGCACAATTGCAGAGCTTCAGACCTGCAGAGTCATCTAATTGTGGTAACATCACTTATGGGCGCAGGTCTTGATGCCTAGCCTCAGGCACCTCGAGAATGGTGAACAATATGCCAGAGGCCGCGCTACTTCTGCGCGTGCTGCGAGATTGGCAGTATAGGAAGCACGAGAGAACGTCCTACCTGTGACCTAGTGCACCGCGGACCGCGAAAGAGGCCCTCAACACTCAATCTGAGCTTTAGGCTTATTGAATGACACTCTTTCAAGTCGTTCTCACGGTAATGTGTCGAGCTCGTCGACTCATATTCAGCGGACCCCAGGGAAACTCCAGAGACTGGCCAACTTTGGCAAAAGATGTCTAAAGAGGGTTATGCGAAGTCGTGCGAAGTCGTGTGCAGCGTCGGATGTACTGTTCGACAGACGGTATCGTTGAGCTCTTCGATCGCTACCTCTTCGAGAGACTGTTTCTTGTCGTTGATATGTCCATATTTGCAGGGCGCTTCGCCTTGATCCATGCGTTTTACAGTAATACCAAGCATCGTTGTATGTCGTCTCTTTTACTCTCGCAGCAAGTGACAGGCTGATCACAGTTTACAACTTCGATGTCATCCGGACAGTTGTGCTGTTGGTGTCGAAGTGGTTGTCTCGTAGACACGGTGAGGAACTATCACTTCCGTGTGAGTCTGCCGTGTCGTGAGTCGTGACGATGTTGAGGTCGACGCCAACCTCTTGATCCTCACTAAAGTTTGATAAAACAACGTGGCCGGGCGCTCGGCGCCATGCTGCCGAGCCATCAAGTCGGGATTGAGCCCTCACACCTCACCCACTTCCAACGATCTACACTTTACATGCACGACACGCACGAGCATCCACCATAGCTCTCTATCTGGTCCCGCATGAGTGAGCCACATCTTCCTACCGCCATTTCCAGCTCCTGCTGCTTGAGCCTGCTTCTCCTCACTACTCGCTCGCATAACACGGCATGGCTGGTACCGACACGCCGCGGACCTTTCGCAGGAGCTATGCCCAGACGGCTCAGAACTCCACCCAAGAATCTCAAGAGCGTCCTAAGCGCCTCCTCCTACGTCTTCACTCACATCCACTCGGCGTAAAGTTCAGCTTGGCCTGCCTCTTCCGAGCTGCCCAAACGTCAAGATGGGTTTCGGGTCTTATGCGAGTGCGAGTGCGGACGCGTCGTCAGATAACGATCTTGGGCCCGCTTGTCTTACACGGTTACACCTGTGAGATTTGCTTCCGTCAAACTCGGCCTGGTGTCTTGCTTTTGATCCGGTTCATCCTGAGGCGCTTTTGGTTCCATACCTAGTCCTGACCTCCTCGTGGGTTGTGTAACGTCCATTTTTACTCGCTTTGCCTTACTGTCGTTTCAATACCGGCCACCAGGACTCTAGCACAACAGCAAACGATCAAACGACCGCTGCCAGTGCTCAACTGCCAGCCCGTCTCAGTGTACCACCCAAGCACGGACTACAATCACGACCTCACGCGACAGAACCACCCACAATGTCAAGCAGCTCCCAGCCCTCCGATGCCAGCCAACAATCATCAGTCCCCTCCTCAGGCTCCGACGGTTTCAGCATCACAATAACCACAGGCGAAATAGTCGGACTCGCAGTAGGAGTTACATTCGCCATCATCGGCGTAATCATCGCAATAGTCGTCCTCTGCTACTACTGCAGTTGTTGCGGCAAGAGGAAGAATCGATTGTCGACGATTCGATACGATGACAATCAGGAAACGGCCATGTATCCGGCCTGGAATTCGCAGAGTTGGGCGGATTGGAATGCGTTGCCACAAACGTATAAGCCGACGGGGGCGCAGAAGGTGCTAGAGAAGTTTGGTAAGTGATGATAGGTTCTGACGAAGACATGCGTGTGGATAAGGTACTGACGCTCTTCTCAGGTCAAAGTAGAAGTTGATGAAGGCATGATGTAATGAGTAATGTTTATACATGTATGTTGCGGACTTGATGTATATACCCCGACATTCTGTGTACTGTCAAAGGCATACACCTCACCCTTTGAACGGGAACCTCTCCCTTATCCTCCTGCCAAAGTAGTAAAAGAGCAGTGGAGCAGGCATGAGAGCAAGACTTATAAAGCCGAACACGCTCATGCCCCATCCATATCCCAGCTGGTCGAACAAGCCTCCGACGAGCAGCGGTATGATACCGCCAAACATACTGCGCAAGAAGGCACCAGCCGCCAGCGCAGAAGCTGCATTGCTTTCGTACGCATCAATGTAGTACGTCTGCACCGTATTGAAGATGCTGACCTGACTGGCACCAAACAACAGCGTCGCCGCGAGCGGTATTGGCCAGTACAGAGCCATCTCGACCGTCCACCCGAACCAGAACAAGCTGATGGGCAGCAAGACGGCACCGACGTTCGCCATCGGCAATCGGTACTCAGGTTGCCCGTCATCGTCGTTGCGCTCTGCCAACCAGTTGTACAACCGATCGATGAAGAACACGATGAAGAAGCTCGTGATGATGAACCCCAGCGCAGGGCCCAGATACGCTAGTCCGACCTGCGTCTTGCTGAAGTTGTAGGGCGGAGCGGACCAGATGGATGTATAGCTCGCGTACAAGCTGTACATGCTGGAAAACACCAGCGCCTGATAGAGGCTCATCGTCAACACAATCGGCTGCGTCGCGAGGATCTTCACGGCCCTTGTACTATTCCCTGCCACCTTAGCCATCAACGACTGTCCCGCGGTATCACCCTCAATGTACCACTCTGTCccatcctccttcttctccAACTCTTTCTTCCTCTTCTGCAAAATCGTCACAGCCCTCGTCTCATGAAGACAGAAGTAACACCCACCCAAAACAACCACAGCGACTGCAAAGACAAGCCAAAAGATCCATCTCCACTGCACACTCCCCACCATAATCCCTCCAACCATAGGCCCAATACTGGGGCCCAGCAGCGGGGCGAGTAAATATATCCCAAGCACCTTCGCCCTCTCATGCGTCTCAAACATATCACTGATACTGCCACCTCCATTCGCAACCCCGACACTCCCGAAGAATCCACTTAGCGTCCTCAACACAATCCAACTGTACACCTCCGGCGCCATCGCAATCGGCACCTGCAGGAGTGTGAATATCGCCAAATTTGTCAAGAATATAGGCCTTCGCCCGAAAGTCTCGGATAGAGGAGCGAGTAACAAGGGGCCGAGACCTAGCATACAGACAAACCCGCTTTGACCGGCGAGGATGAGGCGTTTGTCTGACACGCCGAGGGATTCTTGGATTTCGGAGGCGGCGGGGGCGACGATGGAGGAGGAGGCGGGACAGAGGAAGGCGATTATCGTTATTTGGAGGACTTGGGACCATTTTCGTGATGTTGGCCAATTGCAAGGATTATCTTCATCGTCTTCGTCGAAGGCGACTTTTTGTTTGTCGTGGCGTTCATCCTGCTGGTTGTGGGAGTGGCCATTCAGGAGAGGCTGTCTTTCGTCGTTTCGGGGAGGCATGGCGGGAACGCTGAAGAGCCGGTAAGCTCTTTGGGCGCTTTGCAGGACAGCGATGTGAAGGTGGAAGACTTTTTGGGACGTGCTGTGATGGGAGTAAGTTGGATGCACGAAGGTTCACGGGACGTGTCTTGGTGACGTACCCGACGTAGAAGGCACGCGGGCCAGGCACTAGCGTGGTTGTTCCTCCCCGTTTCTTGTCAAGTCAATATGTTACGCCGAAAAGTCAGCAACACGGTAATCGAGACTGAATTATTCTTGTGATCTTACTCGATGCAAGATGACTGTAATTCTGCGAGGACGCCTTCATATGCTGCGAAGCCGGGATTGAGCCTAACACTCATTACTCCGTGCCGATGTTGCTCTGCACATTCTCCTCATACTCCTTCAGACCCTTTTCAACAGCAAGGGTCAACTCCTTGGCCCTCCTCAGTCCATCCTCTCGATGTCGAAGCTCTGCGGTCCGCCAGTGGAACCAGCTTTCAGCTCTTGCTCCATCTGGCGAATCAAAAAGCCCCACGCCAAAGTCTTTGAGATATGATCTGGCGTCCAAGTTCCAGAACACAATGGCGCCACAGCGTCCACAGAAGTGTTGCGAAGCGTTGGCAGTGCGACATGACTTGAGCGTACCCCATTGTAGATTGTCTGGGATCGGTACGTTCCCAGCAGGATCTATTAAGACTGCGCCTGTGGGAACGTACGCCCACTGTGCAAATGGCTGTCCGTTACCAGCAAGACGGCAGGAGTCACAAGGACATAGTGCGGCCTGATATTTGGTCTGGTTGTCTGTCATCCAGAACACTTCGTCATCGGACGAAATGTATCGATCTTTCGGAAACTCGTCGTCCTTGTGTATTCCTGCTGACGAACTGGCGGAAGGTGGTGCCAGCCAGAACTCTACACCGCCACACTTGCAATAGCCATGGAGTCGTTCGTCAGGCCCTGGCTTCTGTATCTCTGGTCGATCTGAAGCTGTCCAGCCCAAGGGGAGCTCTTCGCTGTCGAAGTACGGAGCATGACGCTTAACACGGCGGCCGTCTACTTCGGTTAAGAAGTTTGCCAGTCCTCCATCCAGAGTATCCTCCACGAAGATGTGCGCATCCAATCGATAGATGCTTGCGTCGCCCTGCTCCAGCGTGCCTGTATGTACAAGCCATTCCACAGCACCTGAGCCGATGCAGCGAGAGAGAAGGCCGGTACCGCAATTCGAGCAGAAGAAGTGTTTGATGTTCTTGCTGGAGTCGAAAGCTGTGAGTTTGTCCAGCAGTAATTGATCTGGCTCGTAGTTGTCCGGGAGTGTGGCCGCGGCGAAGCCTAGAAGACCTGGTCCATGTCAGACTTCCAAGCTGCCAGCGTGAAGGACGACCTTTCGGGGTAACCTTACCTGTGGTATGCCTGCACGAAGTGCAATGGCACATGTCACTCTTCAGTGGCAGTTGATCACGCTCGACACTGATTGCATGTTTTGCATTGCCGCAATGGCAAGTTGCTTTCAGGGTGTGGGTGTCTTCGGCCATGTCTGCTGTCAGTGACCTTGATGGTATATCGCGTCGTCTTGCTTTGCCCCAAGTTGGAAGATAAAACACCAGGATGAGGAGGGGAGCTCACACGGTGGAGAGACAAATACCTGCCTCACCCCGCTATCGCGACTTGGATCAGTACATCGCGTTCGGGTCAGACGACCACAGGGCATGCCTTATAAGCAATGGAACGATGGCCTCCGTGACAGCTCTGATGCAGCGAGTATCTGCAGGCGCATGCAGAAGTCGCAAACCACGACTCCCCTTACCCATACCTCGCACAAAAGCGTTCAGGTCCAGCTATAACAGCTCGCCTACCTCCAATATGGCGTCGGGACCACCTTCGAAGATCTCCCACATGCTGGAGACCTGCATCTACTGCAAAGACATCAAGGACTCCTGCGACTTCTACACCCACACCCTCGGCCTGACACCTCTCTTGAGCAACGAGCGTATGGCCTGCTACCCCCTGGGCAACACGACTCTCCTCCTCTTCGCTTTAGGTGAAACCTATGATGATGTGGCACCCGATCCATCGAAACCCTACAACATCGTTCCCAAACATGGGCCGAGCAGTGATATCGTGGACTCTCTTGTCCAGGACCGGAAGCAGCTGAGGCAGCACTATTGTTTGGCGGTAGAGACGCGAGAGGACGCAGAGCGGTGGGAGGAGTATTTGAGGGAGAACAAGGTGAAGATTACAGGTAGAAATGAGTGGGAGAAGGGTGGGTATAGCGTGTATTTCGATGATCCGGATGGGAATGTTGGTGAGATTGCGAGTCGGGGCATCTGGCCGCATTATTGAGAGCAGGAAAAGCGTACATGTGAGCCTGGTCCAGTCGCCCAACGAACATGCTGTAGGAGAGTATGTCTGTACGATGTTGATGTCGCGAAGAAGACGAGCATTTCTATCGGGCTTTTGCTGGACCGAGATCGTCGCCCAGGAACTGAGTCCGGTCGGGGTCTGACATCAACATCAACTTTCCCAAGGCCGAGCACGTCGCGATTGCAGCACATCAACTAGCAGAACGCATTTCTATCGGTGTCACATATGTCCAGATCATCGCTGCGTCTACGATCATGACGATGTAGTCGTGTAAGTATAAAGACTATTCCTTCCCCACCCTCACTCTTCCAACGGTAAGTCCAATACCACATGTCTACCCTCACAACCACAGCAGACAGCAACACCTCAGGCAACATGGTCAAATACGCCCTCTGCCGCGCAACCGGCGCAACAGGCAAAGCGATCCTCCGCGCCCTCCACGCCAAACCACTCCCAGCCCTCGACCTGTCCATCTACATCCGCAACAAGTCCAAACTTCTCTCGCTCTTCCCTACCCTCGAAAGCTCCCCACCTTTCCCTACCACGATCTATGAAGGCAGCAACACGAACACCGCCCTTTGGAAACAATGTCTTCGCGACGTCAACCTTATCATGATGTGTATCGCCTCGAACGTCAGCAAGAAGGGCGAAACTCGCTTTACTGAGACCGCGTCAGCGGTAGTCAAGGCGCTGGAGGAGTTGAGACAAGAACAAAAGCACGCTTACAAGACACCCAGTATCCTGATCCTCCGCGCCAGCATCCTCAACGAACGCTTCAACCCAGGCCTCAAGCAGGGAGGCTTCATGTTCTTCTGCCTAAAACACCTCTACGACGACATGGTCGCCGCCAACAGATTCTACGAGTCGAAAGCAAACGAAGTGAGCGACCCGCCAGGGCTACCAAAACTCCTGGAATACATCTACGTCGACCCACCTAGTATACACGACGCGGAGGGCACTACAGGTCCAACGGGATACCGCTTGAACACAGAGCCTGGCAACGAGGCGAGTGGGGAGCTGAGTTATGCGGATCTTGGAGCGAGTTTTGGTGAGATTGCGGAGAGAAGGGAGGAGTATAAGGGGTTGGGGGTGTCGGTGACGAGTACGGGGAAGACGAAGACGACGTGGCCCGTGTTGATGAGCTTTTTGGCACAGGGTGCGGCGGGGAGGGTAACGGGGTAGTTGTACCGGGAAAGATGCACGTGGAATATGATGATGAAGCATGGCGATGGAGTTGAAGGTTCCTAGACTCTGGCTTGGGTGGCTTTGGGATAGGCGATATATGTACCATAGCTCCGGGTCAAGCAAGTTGACTTCACCTCATGGATGGCACCATGATGCATATTACCTAGACAGTCAGATCTATCACAAATTCTCAACCACGTGTACCGCTACTCTCCAGTATCAGTTTACGCATCATGGGCCTTATATACATGGTCATGCTAATACGGCCCTGAGCAAAAAGATGGAACAGTCGGCACTGACCTAACAGAAGTTGCCGCCCTTAGTCCAGTCAGCGGAGACGAAGATCCTGCGCTTGACGGACAGCGACGCAACAGGCGAGCCAGAAACTCCATGGAGAAATGGCAACGCCGCACCATTGAGCCAGTGAGGACTGCCGAAAGGCAGACACATTGAGGCCGTTCGTAGAGCTACAATAATGATGTGGAAGAGTGGCATGTGAGCTCATTGCTTAGGTCTGAATGATGCAGACTCCTGCAGTCAAAGAAGTCGGAGACTTATTGGGCATGCTGAGCACAAGTGCTCATATCATACACTATACAAGCTGTCATCATATTAGACTCCACTCTGCCCTGTTCTGCTGTAATAAATATTCACAAAAACTTTCATCTTGCATTACACATCCTCATCAATCCCTATTAATAACCCTCAAACTCCTCCTCGGATTCAACATGACGCCCACAAACGTAGGTTCCCTCCCATTCAACAAATCCTCATCATTAGTCTCACTCGTCTCACTACTCCTCCTCACACTGTTATACCCACCCCCGACCACCCCATTCCCCCCATTCCTATGATAACTCCCACTCGCGCCACCACTGTCATCCCTACTGTGCATACTCCCACTACTCGTATTCGTCAACCACGGACTGACCCCATCGCCTCGCCGATAGCTAGGATCGGAAGGTGTGATCTTCCCCGTACTGGCATCCGTCGCGAGCAGTCCTGGAATGGCGGGGAGTTTCTCCCCGCGGGCTTGGGCTTGGGACATCTCGACGTGGCGTTTGTAGAGTTGGAGTTGTTTCCTGTAGACGTAGGCGCAGAAGGCGAGGTAGCAGGCTACGATGAAGAAGAAGCCTGCGACGCAGCCTGCTACGATGGCGCCGACGTTGACGCCGTTGCCCGAGGAGCCGGAGCCGCTGCCGGGGCGGCTGGTGGAGGTCGATATGCTGCCGTCGGCGTTGGTTACGGTGTATGTGAGAGGCTTGCCGGTGGCGAGGGGGCCTGAGGTGGCGGTGTTGACGGGCGTGGTGAGGGTTGCGCCGCCGGTCTTGTCGCCGCCAACGACGTCTATGACGGCTTGGGGGACTAGGTAGCCGTAGGATCCTTCGAGGCCTCCGGGGTTGTCTGATGTGTATCGTTGTGCTGACTGTTGATTGAATGGGTTGTCTTCCGCATCGCCGTTGGTGTCCGCTTGTGCTCTGCCGCTGGTGCTGCCGCTGTCCGATTCTGCGCTGGTCGCCGTGAATTGATTGACCCAGGAGGTAGTGCTCAGATCATATACATAAATACCAGGGCTCTCGCAGGTCAGAGAGTTCGCTCCAGTGTATCCTCCAACCATAACCATCTGTCCGTCCCAGATGTTGCATGTGTGGCCAGAACGTCCCGGAGGCACGGATTGACCACTCTGATCGACCTTGATCCAGGTGAATGATGGTAAGGTCAATATCCACATGTCGTTGTACTGGGTCTGGTTGCCAGCAGGAATCAGATTCTGGCCACCGAACATGTAGATATTGTAACTCGAACCATCCGGCGCCGCGGCGATGACTGAGCATGGGTTAACACGAGTCTCTGGGTACTCGCCAGACGTCGCCTGGTTGTACCAAGTGCTGTTGGCGATGTCGTAGACGTTGATCTGGTTCATCTGAGTAAAACTCTCGTTGGTTCCGCCAGCCAATGCCAGCAAGATGCCCTGCTCTCCAAATCCTGGCACGTATACCAATAAGCCATCTGCGCGCTGTGTAAAGCCTGCTTGCGACTGCAGACCACCTTGCGTGACGTTACGATAGACGCCATCACTACCAGCGTCCTTATTGTCCGAGAGCGCGTTGACCTGATCGTTCTGATATCCTGGAAAGGTAAACTCGAGGAGCGACTGAAGATAGACACGTGCTATGCTTTGAGACCATTCCTCAGTGGTATAGCCATCCAGATGACCGCCGAAGTAGAATCCACGGCCAAGAGACGCTACGTTCACGGCGGCACCCTCGGCGGCTCTTTGCACGGGGTCGTCGTTGCTGGGTGAGCTGACACCCTCTGATGTGACTGGGTCACTGTGCTCAACCCATGAAGAAGAAGCGATATTGTACTCCCAAGTAGAGTATGCCGTGGGTGAGACTGGTGGCTTCCACTGGAACTGTCCGCCATAGAGGAAGAGTGAATCGTGCGAATTCCATAACGTCCCCAGACTGATATTCGGTGGACCGGAAGGCTGGGGCAGCCCTGTCAGTGATGGTGTCGATATCTGCCAGGTCTTGGTAAGGTCCAGTGATAAGAAGTTGTTGTTCCAGGTGTTAGTGTCCTGGTTGGGCTCAGAAGTGGCCTGGCCGCCATAGTAATAGAGTGTACCGTTCACCACAGCAGCTACTTGTAGTCAGCGAGCGCCCATATGACAATCGTTCCTAGGTACATACACTGTCCAGCCCATCTGAAACACACATCTGTAGGGCTGTCTGCCCTTTTGTCGAGGACCGGGCCATCTGGATTTCGTCGTATCGGTCCTCCACTGACTGGTTGTAGCGGTAATGATGCGTGTCCAAAGGAAGGCGCGCCGTGTAGAAATGGGACAGCAGCGACGACTAGTAAGGCTTTCGCACCAAGGCGATACATGATGGACTTGGAGCCAGGAAGTGGAGACTGCGTTGGTGCGTTTGTCGATGGAATTGGCTTTGCTGAGAGCTCGTGATTGTTGCCACCTACATCGGCATCTTCGTACCTCTCCACCAAACGAACGTCGTCCTTAGTGCGGAATCTCACGCCGGGCGAAGGTCGTTTTCGTGAGCTGGAAGACTCCGATGCTGTGCTCGAGCTCCGTGAGAGTGATGTTTCAGGTTCAAGGTCGTCCACGTCCACTTCCTGGAAGAAAGATTTGCGTGCTGAGGTACCCATTGTACCTGAGCTGTCTTAGTGAGGTCTAAGAAAAGATGCCTCGGCGGCGGCGCGGCGACGCGTCCAGGCCAATACGAGAAGCTTATGCCTGGGATGCTTCTCAATGTCTGACCTCGGGCGGATTCAGCTTTTGTGCGAAGCAAAGAACTACTTCTTTCCAGTTACTTTGATGTTGTTGATGATGCGCTGGATACGCCGAGCAGTGCCACGTTGATAGGCGCGATATAGAGCCCCACCCCAGGGTATAGCGACACGGGATGGCGTTCGTCTGTGTCGATTGGTGTGTGGCAAAGTGCTGCATACGCGAGCTCACCCTTCTGCTGATCACAGCACGTTCGCGGCTGGCTGCAGGAACACACAAGTGACAGAGAGCTGTGCCACGCGGAAGAGAGAAGGATGTAACAGCAGCAATGATAAGCAGAATAAAAACAGAAGTCGTCTCACCTACCACCACCCGCACTTGCACACGATCGACGGCCATTGTTGCGTCGTGCTGAAGCGGTGCATGATGGGATTTCAGGGCACAGCTCGCGACAGGGATGGCGAAGTGTGATGACCTCACCGAGAGTGGTCTTCGGCAGCGCTAACGCTTCGTGACTTGAAGTTGCCGATGCTCGATTGAGCCGCGTTTTCCATCTACAACTCCTCCCAAGCTTCGAGCCTCAAATTCCCTCATGACACGCCCAGCACCTTCCACACCTTGACAGCAGCATCGGCGCCACAACTAATGACCTGACTGTCCTCAGTCCAAGCAACACTACCTACGCCTTCCTTGTGTGCATTATTGGCTTTGACACGTTTGCCGGGATCGGCTAAGCTCCAGACAAAGACATTCGTATCCAGTGCACCACTCACGGCCTTCTTGCTGTCAGGCGACCATGCTATGCTAGTAACGCGAGCTGTATGCGCCGACCAGCGATTCGTCTCGAGTGTCCACGAACCGGAAGTATTGCTGTACGCGAAGATCTTGCCGTTCGCCAGGCCGACAGCGAGGTGAGAGCCATCAGGCGAGAATGCAAGAGCTGAGATTGGTGATGTGGCGTCCT
Proteins encoded in this region:
- a CDS encoding Efflux pump vrtL; the protein is MPPRNDERQPLLNGHSHNQQDERHDKQKVAFDEDDEDNPCNWPTSRKWSQVLQITIIAFLCPASSSIVAPAASEIQESLGVSDKRLILAGQSGFVCMLGLGPLLLAPLSETFGRRPIFLTNLAIFTLLQVPIAMAPEVYSWIVLRTLSGFFGSVGVANGGGSISDMFETHERAKVLGIYLLAPLLGPSIGPMVGGIMVGSVQWRWIFWLVFAVAVVVLGGCYFCLHETRAVTILQKRKKELEKKEDGTEWYIEGDTAGQSLMAKVAGNSTRAVKILATQPIVLTMSLYQALVFSSMYSLYASYTSIWSAPPYNFSKTQVGLAYLGPALGFIITSFFIVFFIDRLYNWLAERNDDDGQPEYRLPMANVGAVLLPISLFWFGWTVEMALYWPIPLAATLLFGASQVSIFNTVQTYYIDAYESNAASALAAGAFLRSMFGGIIPLLVGGLFDQLGYGWGMSVFGFISLALMPAPLLFYYFGRRIRERFPFKG
- a CDS encoding Averufin oxidase A, whose translation is MSTLTTTADSNTSGNMVKYALCRATGATGKAILRALHAKPLPALDLSIYIRNKSKLLSLFPTLESSPPFPTTIYEGSNTNTALWKQCLRDVNLIMMCIASNVSKKGETRFTETASAVVKALEELRQEQKHAYKTPSILILRASILNERFNPGLKQGGFMFFCLKHLYDDMVAANRFYESKANEVSDPPGLPKLLEYIYVDPPSIHDAEGTTGPTGYRLNTEPGNEASGELSYADLGASFGEIAERREEYKGLGVSVTSTGKTKTTWPVLMSFLAQGAAGRVTG
- a CDS encoding Kelch repeat-containing protein, which produces MGTSARKSFFQEVDVDDLEPETSLSRSSSTASESSSSRKRPSPGVRFRTKDDVRLVERYEDADVGGNNHELSAKPIPSTNAPTQSPLPGSKSIMYRLGAKALLVVAAVPFLHGAPSFGHASLPLQPVSGGPIRRNPDGPVLDKRADSPTDVCFRWAGQSAVVNGTLYYYGGQATSEPNQDTNTWNNNFLSLDLTKTWQISTPSLTGLPQPSGPPNISLGTLWNSHDSLFLYGGQFQWKPPVSPTAYSTWEYNIASSSWVEHSDPVTSEGVSSPSNDDPVQRAAEGAAVNVASLGRGFYFGGHLDGYTTEEWSQSIARVYLQSLLEFTFPGYQNDQVNALSDNKDAGSDGVYRNVTQGGLQSQAGFTQRADGLLVYVPGFGEQGILLALAGGTNESFTQMNQINVYDIANSTWYNQATSGEYPETRVNPCSVIAAAPDGSSYNIYMFGGQNLIPAGNQTQYNDMWILTLPSFTWIKVDQSGQSVPPGRSGHTCNIWDGQMVMVGGYTGANSLTCESPGIYVYDLSTTSWVNQFTATSAESDSGSTSGRAQADTNGDAEDNPFNQQSAQRYTSDNPGGLEGSYGYLVPQAVIDVVGGDKTGGATLTTPVNTATSGPLATGKPLTYTVTNADGSISTSTSRPGSGSGSSGNGVNVGAIVAGCVAGFFFIVACYLAFCAYVYRKQLQLYKRHVEMSQAQARGEKLPAIPGLLATDASTGKITPSDPSYRRGDGVSPWLTNTSSGSMHSRDDSGGASGSYHRNGGNGVVGGGYNSVRRSSETSETNDEDLLNGREPTFVGVMLNPRRSLRVINRD